The following proteins are co-located in the Streptomyces sp. NBC_00435 genome:
- a CDS encoding DNA gyrase/topoisomerase IV subunit A has protein sequence MARRSTKTPPPEDFEEKILDIDVVDEMQGSFLEYAYSVIYSRALPDARDGMKPVHRRIVYQMNEMGLRPDRGYVKCARVVGEVMGKLHPHGDASIYDALVRMAQPFSMRLPLVDGHGNFGSLGNDDPPAAMRYTESKMADAASLMTDGIDENTVDFAANYDGQEREPVVLPAAYPNLLVNGASGIAVGMATNMAPHNLGEVVAAARHLIRYPEADLEALMRFVPGPDLPTGGRIVGLAGIKDAYENGRGTFRIRATVALEDVTPRRKGLVVTELPFTVGPEKVIAKIKDLVGSKKLQGIADVKDLTDRSHGLRLVIEIKNGFHPEAVLEQLYKLTPMEETFGINNVALVDGQPLTLGLKELLEVYLDHRFEVVRRRSEFRRGKRRDRLHLVEGLLVALLDIDEVIRIIRDSDNSAQAKERLMERFSLSEIQTQYILDTPLRRLTRFDRIELESERDRLAGEIDELTGILDSDSELRKLVSAELAAVSKKFGTERRTVLLESAGTPVAAVPLEVEDTPCRVLLSSTGLLARTANAEPLPEEEGGARAKHDLIVSQVAATARADIGAVTSYGRLLRLSVIDLPQLPDTHAAPNLAGGAPVSEFLSGLEGDEKVVCLTSLDEAGQGLALGTEQGVVKRVVPDYPANKDELEVITLKDGDRIVGAVELRTGEEDLVFITDDAQLLRYPAAQVRPQGRPAGGMAGIKLADGAKVIHFSAVDPARDAVVFTVAGSHGTLDDSMQSGKLTPFDQYPRKGRATGGVRCQRFLKGEDVLLLAWAGGSPVRAAAANGTPAALPAADPRRDGSGTALPAVVTALAGAAL, from the coding sequence ATGGCCCGCCGCAGCACGAAGACCCCGCCGCCGGAGGATTTCGAGGAGAAGATCCTCGACATCGACGTCGTCGACGAAATGCAGGGCTCCTTCCTCGAGTACGCGTACTCGGTGATCTACTCCCGTGCCCTGCCCGACGCCCGCGACGGCATGAAGCCGGTGCACCGGCGCATCGTCTACCAGATGAACGAGATGGGCCTGCGCCCCGACCGTGGCTACGTGAAGTGCGCCCGCGTCGTCGGCGAGGTCATGGGCAAGCTGCACCCGCACGGCGACGCGTCGATCTACGACGCCCTCGTGCGCATGGCGCAGCCCTTCTCCATGCGGCTCCCGCTGGTCGACGGCCACGGCAACTTCGGCTCGCTCGGCAACGACGACCCGCCGGCCGCCATGCGTTACACCGAGTCGAAGATGGCCGACGCCGCGTCACTGATGACGGACGGGATCGACGAGAACACCGTCGACTTCGCCGCGAACTACGACGGCCAGGAGCGGGAGCCGGTCGTACTGCCGGCCGCGTACCCGAACCTGCTGGTCAACGGCGCGTCCGGGATCGCGGTGGGCATGGCCACCAACATGGCCCCGCACAACCTCGGCGAGGTCGTCGCGGCCGCCCGCCACCTGATCCGCTACCCGGAGGCGGACCTGGAGGCGCTGATGCGCTTCGTACCGGGTCCCGATCTGCCCACCGGTGGCCGGATCGTGGGCCTCGCCGGCATCAAGGACGCCTACGAGAACGGCCGCGGCACCTTCCGGATCCGTGCCACGGTGGCGCTGGAGGACGTGACCCCGCGGCGCAAGGGCCTGGTCGTCACCGAACTGCCCTTCACGGTCGGCCCCGAGAAGGTCATCGCGAAGATCAAGGACCTGGTCGGTTCGAAGAAGCTCCAGGGCATCGCGGACGTCAAGGACCTCACCGACCGCTCGCACGGCCTGCGTCTGGTCATCGAGATCAAGAACGGCTTCCACCCCGAGGCCGTGCTGGAGCAGCTGTACAAGCTGACGCCGATGGAGGAGACCTTCGGCATCAACAACGTCGCGCTGGTCGACGGGCAGCCGCTGACGCTGGGCCTCAAGGAGCTGCTCGAGGTCTACCTCGACCACCGCTTCGAGGTCGTGCGCCGGCGCAGCGAGTTCCGCCGGGGCAAGCGGCGCGACCGGCTGCACCTGGTCGAGGGCCTGCTCGTGGCGCTGCTCGACATCGACGAGGTCATCCGGATCATCCGGGACAGCGACAACTCCGCGCAGGCCAAGGAGCGCCTGATGGAGCGCTTCTCGCTGAGCGAGATCCAGACCCAGTACATCCTGGACACCCCGCTGCGCCGCCTCACCCGCTTCGACCGGATCGAGCTGGAGTCCGAGCGCGACCGGCTGGCCGGCGAGATCGACGAGCTGACCGGGATCCTGGACTCCGACAGCGAACTGCGCAAGCTGGTCTCGGCGGAACTGGCCGCGGTCTCCAAGAAGTTCGGCACCGAGCGCCGTACGGTGCTGCTGGAGTCGGCGGGGACGCCGGTCGCGGCGGTCCCGCTGGAGGTCGAGGACACCCCGTGCCGGGTGCTGCTGTCCTCCACCGGGCTGCTGGCCCGCACGGCGAACGCCGAGCCGCTTCCCGAGGAGGAGGGCGGCGCCCGCGCCAAGCACGACCTGATCGTGTCGCAGGTCGCGGCGACCGCGCGGGCGGACATCGGCGCGGTCACCTCGTACGGCCGGCTCCTGCGGCTGTCCGTGATCGACCTGCCGCAGCTGCCCGACACCCACGCCGCGCCGAACCTCGCGGGCGGGGCCCCGGTCTCGGAGTTCCTCTCCGGGCTGGAGGGGGACGAGAAGGTCGTCTGCCTGACCTCGCTGGACGAGGCCGGGCAGGGCCTGGCGCTCGGCACCGAGCAGGGCGTGGTCAAGCGGGTCGTGCCGGACTACCCGGCCAACAAGGACGAGCTCGAAGTCATCACCCTCAAGGACGGCGACCGGATCGTCGGCGCGGTCGAGCTGCGCACGGGCGAGGAGGACCTGGTCTTCATCACCGACGACGCCCAGCTGCTGCGCTACCCGGCGGCCCAGGTGCGCCCGCAGGGCCGGCCGGCGGGCGGTATGGCCGGCATCAAGCTCGCGGACGGCGCCAAGGTGATCCACTTCTCCGCCGTGGACCCGGCGCGCGACGCCGTGGTCTTCACGGTGGCGGGCTCGCACGGGACGCTCGACGACTCGATGCAGTCCGGGAAGCTGACCCCGTTCGACCAGTACCCGCGCAAGGGCCGGGCCACCGGCGGCGTGCGCTGCCAGCGCTTCCTGAAGGGCGAGGACGTACTGCTCCTGGCCTGGGCGGGCGGTTCCCCGGTCCGCGCGGCCGCGGCGAACGGCACCCCGGCCGCGCTGCCTGCGGCCGACCCGCGCCGGGACGGCTCGGGCACGGCGCTGCCGGCCGTGGTCACGGCGCTGGCGGGGGCCGCGCTGTAG
- a CDS encoding M16 family metallopeptidase, whose amino-acid sequence MTFHPRPQAGEPQPWAFPAPERAVLANGLTLLRCHRPGQQVVAVEINLAAPLDAEPAGLDGVATIMVRALSEGTDKHSAEEFAAELERCGATLDAHADHPGLRVSLEVPASRLHKALGLIAEALRAPAFADAEVDRLVRNRLDEIPHESANPQRRAAKQLSKELFPASLRMSRPRQGTEETVARIDSAAVRAFYEAHVRPATATAVVVGDLTGIDLDAVLADTLGAWTGDTTEPRQAPPISADDTGRVVIVDRPGAVQTQLLIGRIGPDRHDRVWAPQVLGTYCLGGTLTSRLDKVLREEKGYTYGVRAFAQVLRSTADGKGASMLAISGSVDTPNTGPALDDLWTVLRTLAQGGLTDAERDVAVQNLVGVAPLKFETAASVAGTLADQVEQELPDDYQAQLYARLAETGTVEATSAVVSAFPVDRLVTVLVGDASQIEEPVRALGIGEVTVVTN is encoded by the coding sequence ATGACCTTCCACCCGCGCCCGCAGGCCGGCGAGCCGCAGCCGTGGGCCTTCCCGGCCCCCGAGCGCGCGGTCCTGGCCAACGGCCTCACCCTGCTGCGCTGCCACCGCCCGGGCCAGCAGGTGGTCGCCGTCGAGATCAACCTCGCCGCCCCGCTGGACGCGGAGCCCGCCGGCCTCGACGGCGTGGCCACGATCATGGTCCGCGCGCTGTCCGAGGGAACCGACAAGCACTCCGCGGAGGAGTTCGCCGCCGAGCTGGAGCGCTGCGGCGCCACCCTCGACGCGCACGCCGACCACCCCGGCCTGCGCGTCTCCCTGGAGGTCCCGGCCTCCCGGTTGCACAAGGCGCTGGGCCTGATCGCCGAGGCCCTGCGCGCGCCGGCCTTCGCCGACGCCGAGGTCGACCGCCTGGTGCGCAACCGGCTCGACGAGATCCCGCACGAGAGCGCCAACCCGCAGCGCCGTGCCGCCAAGCAGCTCTCGAAGGAGCTCTTCCCGGCCTCCCTGCGGATGTCCCGCCCGCGTCAGGGCACCGAGGAGACGGTCGCCCGCATCGACTCCGCGGCCGTACGCGCCTTCTACGAGGCCCACGTGCGCCCCGCGACCGCCACCGCGGTGGTCGTCGGCGACCTGACCGGCATCGACCTGGACGCCGTCCTGGCCGACACCCTCGGCGCGTGGACCGGCGACACCACCGAGCCGCGCCAGGCCCCGCCGATCAGCGCCGACGACACGGGCCGCGTGGTCATCGTGGACCGGCCCGGCGCGGTCCAGACACAGCTGCTGATCGGCCGCATCGGGCCGGACCGGCACGACCGGGTCTGGGCGCCGCAGGTGCTCGGCACGTACTGCCTGGGCGGCACCCTGACCTCCCGCCTGGACAAGGTGCTGCGCGAGGAGAAGGGGTACACGTACGGCGTGCGCGCGTTCGCCCAGGTGCTGCGCTCCACCGCGGACGGCAAGGGCGCCTCGATGCTCGCCATCAGCGGCTCGGTGGACACCCCGAACACCGGCCCGGCGCTGGACGACCTCTGGACGGTGCTGCGCACCCTCGCGCAGGGCGGCCTGACCGACGCCGAACGTGATGTGGCGGTGCAGAACCTGGTGGGCGTGGCCCCACTGAAGTTCGAGACGGCCGCCTCCGTCGCGGGCACCCTCGCCGACCAGGTCGAGCAGGAGCTTCCGGACGACTACCAGGCGCAGTTGTACGCGCGGCTGGCCGAAACCGGGACGGTGGAGGCCACTTCGGCGGTCGTCAGCGCATTCCCGGTGGACCGGCTGGTCACGGTCCTGGTGGGCGACGCCTCGCAGATCGAGGAGCCGGTGCGGGCCCTCGGCATCGGCGAAGTGACCGTGGTGACCAACTGA
- a CDS encoding restriction endonuclease, with translation MSRRSSGMIGDWAEDQRRQQRTQVIQQREAERRRRAWDRDVARGEREQQAAYRQHREVEARRRTESIEAEVSALRNLLAAGCRAPAFRMASLVRSERLDPFDPGPLAHPVAIPRIEQFQQQSSGMALGSYRRAQAEHEAHAQYTRASQKARAAETRRQERLFEQREQYDRWAAERLAGIRAHNAGLSELAGRLRAGEAEAAVEYFSAALYASTAWSEELPRQVSAAYDRTVRQLVLDWELPRYEVVPEAKSVRYLPSTDQDKETARPAAQRRALYRGLLLVVHELYAADEFGMLDSVVVNGFVDAHDPVTGLEAQLVLATVSAARSAFTGLRLEQVSAVDCLVEGLRGQLSPRPDQLAAVRPDRRPGDMGGVVSHGGHADGDDEEPDLFAMDPIAFENLVAELFRAMGMEAVTTQRSGDGGVDVEALDPAPIRGGRIVVQVKRYRNTVPPTAVRDLYGTVQDRGANKGVLVTTATFGPGSYTFANGKPLELVPGAALVDLLHQHGLRGRLGGGTAARRTTEPESESESAAERNVLGMSWAGPVALDVCALVCEGGRVLSEDHFVFFNNPSTPDGSVRAHTHSAPDKAALAVFFDALPQRADRLVLVAAIDPEVDPRADLAGFTDARIRLLGPGGEELGRLMVSDGRAGETALVLGSFRRRAGGDWDFVVGGKGYPGGLEPLLGDFGVEVA, from the coding sequence ATGAGCCGTCGGTCGAGCGGAATGATCGGGGACTGGGCCGAGGACCAGCGCAGGCAGCAGCGGACGCAGGTGATCCAGCAGCGAGAGGCCGAGCGCCGCCGCCGGGCATGGGACCGGGACGTCGCCCGGGGCGAACGCGAGCAGCAGGCCGCCTACCGGCAGCACCGTGAGGTCGAGGCACGACGGCGTACGGAGAGCATCGAGGCTGAAGTCTCCGCACTGCGGAACCTGTTGGCGGCAGGCTGCCGGGCGCCGGCGTTCCGAATGGCCTCGCTGGTCCGCAGCGAGCGGCTCGACCCATTCGATCCGGGGCCCCTGGCACACCCCGTGGCGATACCCCGGATCGAACAGTTCCAGCAGCAGAGCAGCGGCATGGCACTCGGTTCCTACCGGCGGGCCCAGGCGGAGCACGAGGCGCACGCCCAGTACACGCGTGCCTCGCAGAAGGCACGTGCGGCTGAGACCCGGCGCCAGGAGCGGCTGTTCGAGCAGCGGGAGCAGTACGACCGGTGGGCGGCCGAGCGGCTCGCGGGCATTCGCGCGCACAACGCCGGGCTGAGCGAGCTGGCCGGGAGGCTGCGCGCGGGCGAGGCCGAAGCCGCGGTGGAGTACTTCTCGGCCGCCCTGTACGCCTCCACGGCCTGGTCGGAGGAACTGCCGAGGCAGGTGTCGGCAGCGTACGACCGGACGGTGCGCCAGCTGGTGCTCGACTGGGAGCTGCCTCGCTACGAGGTGGTACCGGAAGCCAAGTCGGTGCGGTATCTGCCCAGTACGGACCAGGACAAGGAGACGGCCCGCCCGGCCGCGCAGCGGCGGGCACTCTACCGGGGCCTGCTGCTGGTGGTGCACGAGCTGTACGCGGCGGACGAGTTCGGCATGCTGGACTCGGTGGTGGTCAACGGCTTCGTGGACGCCCACGATCCGGTGACGGGGCTGGAGGCGCAGCTCGTTCTCGCCACGGTGTCGGCAGCACGGTCCGCCTTCACCGGGCTGCGACTCGAGCAGGTCAGCGCAGTGGACTGCCTGGTGGAGGGGTTGCGCGGACAGTTGTCGCCGCGGCCGGACCAGCTCGCGGCGGTCCGCCCGGACCGCAGGCCCGGGGACATGGGCGGTGTCGTCAGCCACGGCGGGCACGCGGACGGTGACGACGAGGAGCCGGACCTCTTCGCGATGGACCCGATCGCCTTCGAGAACCTGGTCGCGGAGCTGTTCCGGGCGATGGGCATGGAGGCGGTGACCACGCAGCGGTCGGGCGACGGCGGCGTGGACGTCGAGGCGCTGGACCCGGCTCCGATCCGGGGCGGGCGGATCGTGGTGCAGGTCAAGCGCTACCGGAACACGGTCCCGCCAACGGCCGTGCGGGACCTGTACGGCACGGTTCAGGACCGGGGGGCGAACAAGGGGGTGCTGGTCACCACCGCGACCTTCGGACCCGGGTCGTACACCTTTGCCAACGGCAAGCCGCTGGAGTTGGTTCCCGGGGCCGCGCTCGTGGACCTGCTGCACCAGCACGGACTGCGCGGGCGCCTCGGCGGCGGCACGGCGGCCCGGCGGACGACGGAGCCGGAGTCGGAGTCGGAGTCGGCCGCGGAGCGGAACGTGCTCGGCATGTCCTGGGCGGGACCGGTGGCGCTGGACGTGTGCGCGCTGGTCTGCGAGGGCGGCCGGGTGCTGAGCGAGGACCACTTCGTGTTCTTCAACAACCCCAGCACCCCGGACGGTTCGGTACGGGCCCACACACACTCGGCGCCCGACAAGGCGGCGCTCGCGGTCTTCTTCGACGCCCTGCCGCAGCGCGCCGACCGGCTGGTCCTGGTCGCCGCGATCGATCCGGAAGTCGATCCGCGCGCCGACCTGGCGGGCTTCACCGACGCCCGGATCCGGCTGCTGGGTCCGGGCGGCGAGGAGCTGGGCCGGCTCATGGTCTCCGACGGCCGCGCCGGCGAGACGGCCCTGGTCCTGGGCTCCTTCCGGCGCCGCGCGGGCGGCGACTGGGACTTCGTCGTCGGCGGAAAGGGGTACCCGGGCGGGCTGGAACCCCTGCTCGGCGACTTCGGCGTCGAGGTCGCCTGA
- a CDS encoding CobW family GTP-binding protein has protein sequence MNSIPVVVLAGFLGSGKTTVLNHLLGNRGGTRIGVVVNDFGSIEVDAMSVAGQVGDSMVSLGGGCLCCAVDGSELDAYLEKLADPVHRIDVIVIEASGLAEPQELVRMLVASENPAVRYGGMVQIVDAAEFDATRARHPETDRHLAVADLVVLNKTDRVDAAERARIEGALGRLCAPGIPVVGADHGRIDPELLFDRRPWTETRGQLSFEDLLAQAHDHDGDHAGHAHTAYESTEFVSEQALSPRRFIDFLDRRPAGLYRIKGYAYFGVPGHDERYEVQAVGRFLGFAPQPWGRGEPRLTQLVLIGSGTDGPALLRELEGCREAEPWRAGPESMWGVLRYVHRPAAPERERGSGDPDIDPAPGADFEADLDPDFDPDPDAGADPGAEAESDPGFGY, from the coding sequence GTGAACAGCATCCCCGTCGTCGTCCTCGCCGGATTCCTCGGATCGGGCAAGACGACCGTCCTCAACCACCTCCTCGGCAACCGCGGGGGCACCCGGATCGGGGTCGTCGTCAACGACTTCGGCTCCATCGAGGTGGACGCGATGTCGGTGGCCGGTCAGGTCGGCGACTCGATGGTCTCCCTCGGCGGCGGGTGCCTGTGCTGCGCGGTGGACGGCAGCGAACTGGACGCCTACCTGGAGAAGCTCGCCGACCCCGTCCACCGCATCGACGTGATCGTCATCGAGGCGAGCGGGCTGGCGGAGCCGCAGGAACTGGTCCGGATGCTCGTCGCCAGCGAGAACCCGGCCGTCCGCTACGGCGGAATGGTGCAGATCGTCGACGCGGCGGAGTTCGACGCGACGCGGGCCCGGCACCCGGAAACCGACCGCCACCTGGCCGTCGCCGACCTGGTGGTGCTCAACAAGACCGACCGTGTCGACGCCGCCGAGCGGGCCCGCATCGAGGGCGCGCTCGGCAGGCTCTGCGCACCGGGCATCCCGGTCGTCGGCGCTGACCACGGCCGGATCGACCCGGAGCTGCTCTTCGACCGCCGCCCGTGGACCGAGACCCGCGGGCAACTGTCCTTCGAGGACCTGCTGGCCCAGGCGCACGACCACGACGGCGACCACGCGGGACACGCGCACACGGCCTACGAGAGCACCGAGTTCGTGTCCGAACAGGCACTCAGCCCACGCCGGTTCATCGACTTCCTCGACCGCCGTCCGGCCGGGCTCTACCGGATCAAGGGCTACGCGTACTTCGGCGTCCCCGGCCACGATGAGCGCTACGAGGTCCAGGCGGTCGGCCGCTTCCTGGGCTTCGCCCCGCAGCCCTGGGGGCGGGGCGAGCCGCGCCTGACGCAGCTCGTCCTGATCGGCTCGGGCACCGACGGCCCGGCCCTGCTCCGCGAGCTGGAGGGCTGCCGCGAAGCCGAGCCGTGGCGGGCCGGCCCGGAGAGTATGTGGGGGGTACTGCGCTACGTACACCGCCCGGCGGCGCCGGAGCGGGAACGGGGTTCCGGCGACCCGGACATCGATCCCGCTCCCGGGGCCGACTTCGAAGCCGACCTCGATCCCGACTTCGATCCGGATCCCGACGCCGGGGCCGACCCCGGGGCCGAGGCAGAGTCCGACCCCGGTTTCGGGTACTGA
- a CDS encoding M16 family metallopeptidase, which yields MGHTATAQAGSGGLTATEHRLANGLRVVLSEDHLTPVAAVCLWYDVGSRHEVKGRTGLAHLFEHLMFQGSQNVSGNGHFELVQGAGGSLNGTTSFERTNYFETMPTHQLELALWLEADRMGSLLAALDDESMENQRDVVKNERRQRYDNVPYGTAFEKLTALAYPEGHPYHHTPIGSMADLDAASLEDARAFFRTYYAPNNAVLSVVGDIDTEKTLAWVEKYFGTIPGHDGKQPPRDGSLPENMGGQLREEVVEEVPARALMAAYRLPHDGTRECDAADVALTVLGSGESSRLHNRLVRRDQSAVAAGFGMLRLAGAPSLGWLDVKTSSGVEVPDIEAAVDEELARFAAEGPTAEEMERAQAQLEREWLDRLSTVAGRADELCRFAVLFGDPQLALTAVQRVLDITAEEVQAVAAARLRPDNRAVLVYEPIAADADDADDAGAGDENSDENEGAEQ from the coding sequence ATGGGTCACACGGCCACAGCTCAGGCCGGCTCCGGCGGCCTCACAGCGACCGAGCACCGGCTGGCCAACGGCCTGCGCGTGGTGCTGTCCGAGGACCACCTGACCCCGGTCGCCGCGGTCTGCCTCTGGTACGACGTCGGCTCGCGTCACGAAGTCAAGGGACGTACCGGCCTGGCTCACCTCTTCGAGCACCTGATGTTCCAGGGCTCGCAGAACGTGTCCGGCAACGGGCACTTCGAGCTGGTCCAGGGAGCCGGAGGCTCCCTCAACGGCACCACCAGCTTCGAGCGGACCAACTACTTCGAGACGATGCCGACCCACCAGCTGGAGCTCGCGCTGTGGCTGGAGGCGGACCGGATGGGCTCGCTGCTGGCCGCCCTGGACGACGAGTCCATGGAGAACCAGCGCGACGTCGTCAAGAACGAGCGCCGCCAGCGGTACGACAACGTCCCGTACGGCACGGCTTTCGAGAAGCTGACCGCCCTCGCCTACCCCGAGGGTCACCCGTACCACCACACACCGATCGGCTCCATGGCCGACCTGGACGCCGCGTCCCTGGAGGACGCGCGCGCGTTCTTCCGTACGTACTACGCGCCCAACAACGCGGTGCTCTCGGTCGTCGGCGACATCGACACCGAGAAGACCCTCGCCTGGGTCGAGAAGTACTTCGGCACCATCCCCGGCCACGACGGCAAGCAGCCGCCGCGCGACGGCTCGCTGCCCGAGAACATGGGCGGGCAGCTGCGCGAGGAGGTCGTCGAGGAGGTTCCGGCCCGCGCGCTGATGGCCGCCTACCGGCTCCCGCACGACGGCACCCGCGAGTGCGACGCCGCCGACGTGGCGCTGACCGTCCTGGGCAGTGGCGAGTCCTCCCGGCTGCACAACCGCCTGGTGCGCCGCGACCAGAGCGCCGTCGCGGCCGGGTTCGGCATGCTGCGCCTCGCCGGCGCGCCCTCGCTGGGCTGGCTGGACGTCAAGACCTCCAGCGGGGTCGAGGTGCCCGACATCGAGGCGGCCGTCGACGAGGAGCTTGCGCGGTTCGCCGCCGAGGGCCCAACGGCCGAGGAGATGGAGCGAGCCCAGGCCCAGCTGGAGCGCGAGTGGCTGGACCGGCTGAGCACGGTCGCCGGCCGCGCGGACGAACTGTGCCGCTTCGCGGTGCTGTTCGGTGACCCGCAGCTGGCGCTGACCGCCGTCCAGCGCGTCCTCGACATCACCGCCGAGGAGGTGCAGGCCGTGGCCGCGGCCCGACTGCGCCCGGACAACCGCGCGGTGCTCGTGTACGAGCCGATCGCGGCCGATGCCGACGATGCCGACGACGCCGGTGCCGGCGACGAGAACAGCGACGAGAACGAGGGGGCGGAGCAGTGA